AACCGATGATCTCTTTACTGATTTGAAGTATTGCCTGGATAGTTTTGCTGCTCCGTTGACTGAGATATTCCAGAAAACGTCTTCGTTGATTGATTCTTCTGCGAGTTCTGGTGGCTCAGCTGCGATCCTGAAGCCTCTGTTTGAGTCCCAAAGGCTGTGCTGCAGGATATTTTACTCGTTGAACTTTCAGGACTTGCCAGAGTTTTTCGAAGATCATATGAAGGAGTGGATGGGAGAGTTTAAGAAGTATTTAGCTTCAAACTATCCCGCCTTGGAAAGCACAAAAGCGGGGTTAACACTTGTTGATGATCTTCGCGCTGCTGTTTGCGAGAATATCAATCTTTATATCGAGAAAAACGAAGAAGAGTTTAAAGACTTTTTGAATGATTTTGCATTAGTTGTCTGGACATTGCTCCGAGATGTGTCAAAGTCTCCTAGCAGGGATCAGCTAGCTACTACGGCAATCAAGTTTTTGACCACTGTGAGCACAAGTGTTCACCATGCTTTGTTTGCGGGCGACAATGTAATCAAGGAAATTTGCCAGAGTATTGTGGTCCCCAATGTTTGTTTGAGggctgaagatgaagaagttttcGATATGAACTATATAGAGTTTATCCGTAGAGACATGGAGGGAAGTGATGTGGACACTAGAAGGAGAATAGCTTGTGAGCTACTCAAAGGACTTGCCACCAACTACAAAACACAGGTGACAGAAGTAGTTTCTGTTGAGATACAGAAGCTCTTGAGTTCATTTTCAGCAAATCCGGCTACGAATTGGAAAGACAAGGATTGTGCAATTTACTTGGTTGTCTCTCTATCTACTAAAAAGGCAGGGGGTGCGTCTGTGTCTACAGATCTCATTGATGTTCAAAGCTTCTTCACAAACATTATTCTCCCAGAGCTGCAAAGCCGCGACGTCAACAGTTTTCCAATGCTAAAGGCAGGGTCCTTGAAGTTTTTAACTCTGTTTCGTAGTCATATGCCTAAGCCTTTTGCAATGCAGTTGTTCCCAGAGTTGGTCCGGTTCCTTAAAGCAGAGTCGAACGTGGTCCATTCTTATGCTGCTAGCTGCATAGAGAAGCTCTTGTTAGTGAAGGAGGAAGGCGGACAGGGTAATAGGTATGCTGCTGGTGATATAAGTCCGTTTTTGCTGCAGTTGATGACGAACCTGTTTGATGCGCTGAAGTTTCCAGAATCAGAGGAGAATCAATATCTGATGAAGTGTATAATGCGGGTCCTTGGTGTTGCTGATATCAGTGCTGAGGTTGCTGGACCTTGCATCGGGGGATTGACCTCTATTCTCAATGATGTTtgcaaaaatcctaaaaatccTATATTTAACCACTATCTCTTTGAGTCTGTGGCTGTACTTGTTCGACGGGCATGTGAACGCGATATTTCTCTTATATCTGCTTTTGAAACGAGTCTTTTCCCAAGCCTCCAGATGATTTTGGTCAATGATATCACTGAGTTCTTGCCTTATGCGTTTCAGTTGCTGGCTCAGCTTGTTGAGTTAAATCGACCACCTCTCGCCCCAAGCTACATGCATATCTTCTTGCTGCTCCTCTCGCCTGAGTCATGGAAGAGAAGTGGCAATGTTCCAGCGCTTGTGCGTCTGCTTCAAGCTTTTCTGCAGAAAGCCTCTCATGAAGTTACTCAAGAGAATCGGTTGAGTCAAGTGCTGGGGATATTTGAAAAGCTGGTTGCATCTCCTAGCACAGATGAGCAAGGCTTTTATATCCTTAACACGATTATTGAGAATCTGGACTACAGTGTGGTTGCACCTTATATGAAGGGTGTATGGGGTGCTCTATTCACACgccttcaaaacaaaaagacagTCAAGTTCCAGAAGTCGCTAGTAATATTCATGTCGCTTTTCTTGGTGAAGCACGGGCAGGCTTATCTAGTGGAGACCATGAATACCGTCCAGCCAAACATCTTAACTGCAATCTTGGAGCATTTCTGGATTCCGAACCTGAAACTGATCATGGGAACTATCGAGGTCAAGTTAGCAGCAGTTGCTGCAACAAGACTCATATGTGAGACTCCGGCTCTCCTGGATCCATCAGCTGCTAAACTCTGGGGGAAGATGCTTGACAGTATAGTGACACTTGTTTCCAGGCCTGAGCAAGAAAGGGTCCTAGATGAACCTGAAATGCCAGAAATTTCAGAGAATATTGGATACACAGCTGCGTTTGTGAACCTTCACAATGCtgggaaaaaagaagaggatCCTCTCAAAGACATCAAGGATCCAAAGCAGTTCGTGGTTGCATCTGTTTCTAggctttcttctgcttctcctgGTAGGTACCCACAAATAATTGGTGAGAATCTCGAACAAGCTAACCAAGCAGCTCTGATCCAGCTCTGCAATGCTTACAACTGTGGAATTGCTTGACGTGGTAAGTGTTGGTATTAACTAACTTGAAGAATGTTTTCAGACTGTATTCAGGAATCAATCTTGACgtgattttaaaattggtttggCAGGAGGAGAGATGGGTTcgaggagaaaaagaaaagaagggaaacAAAGCGTCgttgcattgcattgcatttgtCATGCATATTTTTGTCTTAAATCGGGAGTTGCATAGCACTTGGAAGTTTTAGATTAGAGAAAGAGCATcattttccaaaacttggatTTACTCTTTTGGCTTTGGCATTTTAATGGGGgctgtcttgtttttttttccttaaaagtAAAGCATGTTGATCTCTGTATGGTTATGGTACTacattaaaacctctataaattaataatgttaggaccaaaacattttattaatttatattgatattaatttatcaataaattaatattaatttatatatattttttaattgtttaatgttttaaaaaattatgaattgagataatttttgcaaaataagattagaattttgattgttgtaaattttatggtattgaaattgaatttgacataattaaaaaatattattgaccatgaattaaaaatattatagataaattcacttatatacatgacataaatatttaaatttatctaTGAGTAATAtcaattatcatattataatagtctatcaaaataaaaatgatgcatatttagaaattgaaaattttaaaaagttttagctgttttatgaaatgttatataatattttctatcattatagtttgaagatataACATAACAactgttttatagatatgaggtttaagagaaTATACTTTgttatatcagcatatatatatatataaatttacataattattaatttatgatattattaggatcatattttatatggagatttcaaaaaaatattatcttattattttatggaattttgttattttttacactgtcctAATTTGGGActagtaaaatttattaatttatagtgtttattaatttagagAAGTTTTACAGTATCGTGTGTTTTATGTGCATTTTGTCGTTGTCATGGTCATCGACTatggtttattatataattgGGGAAAGCAAGCATCTCTCTTAAATCTTCTATTTGGAAAATTAGTTAATATGTGGGCTTTGTAATCGAAGTCTGtctagaaagaaagagagagagtaaatgGGGAACAAGATGTGATAATAGCCTAATAGGGGTTTATTATAGTTGGTGGCTTGGTGCTAATCATATGGACCTATGACCACTAAACTCTTTCTAATCCTAATTAACAATATCGTAGTTGATAACACATGATTAAAGGAGGGGCGAAATGGTAGTTTTTTTATCTGTTTATTTTGTTGACGACAAACTAATATTAACCGTAAGTTTTTTACTTAGCAAATATAACTGTTGAAAAACATTTGATGTCCtgtaaatcatttatattttcatatttgaaaCTTTATGCTAGTCATAAAATCTCTACAACAAAACATTAAGTTTCGGCTGGTATGTTGTCCTGGTGCCCATAAAATATGGCTCTCGCACGTTGGCGATATCAATGATTGTCATGTTTTTGTTCCTTGCACCGGCTTACTTATGTGATATGTGTTATAGATAGTTAGATTTGTATATGAAAGAGAAATAATGGAgtgggagagaaagagattgagagCCATCTGTGAGAGAGCCAGAGATGGTCATATATCATACGATCATGTGATTTATCATCTGGTTCCctcgttttgtttcttttttccttttcgttttaTGATATAAGAAAATTgcattagtaatatatatatatattacggtGGACCAAccattgttaatatatatagtaacttTCTTCTTTCGGACTCTTTTTGAACTTTGTTTATaaatgtaattttatatttatgtgtcTGTAAATTTGGCTTGAAGTAGATCCAATTCAATGAGCCCACACTCCAACattagtgtaattttttttgccttttttattattattataacacTCGATACTTCGATAGCAAAGTCTAGGTTTTGTGGGAATTCGATATCATATGTATAAGCGAAACTAATTAGAGTGATTTAGGGATAATATTTAGTTAAATGATTTGTTAAAACAGATTTAAGAGAAACAATTGTTAGCGAGTCTAGCTACCGAGTATCGACGTCCTATGTTATGTACTTACGGCATTTCCAACTCTCgtctattttaaagtcaaacTTCAATTATAGAGCAACAAccctaatatatattttattctaatgataagattactctatatatagaacaattttatttttatttctatttttttacattaactaaattttcaactctaaaataaaataatacattggaagaaaataatattacagTTATATATTACGAattagaagtaaaaaaaagatggagtgttttcttctttcgctactaataatgttttctccacgttgaaaaaaaaattaataaaaaaataatgttttctccactatttattttaagaaatttgacCAATCCGTTGACAACATGTGTGAGGTacctttattttaatttaaaaaatggaaaaggtAAATAACACAAACAAGTACTAGGAATCCTTTCCTTTATTCATATCTGCCATTTGGTCCATTTcctacaaatatattttaaaatttacgaAAGAGGCTAATTCNNNNNNNNNNNNNNNNNNNNNNNNNNNNNNNNNNNNNNNNNNNNNNNNNNNNNNNNNNNNNNNNNNNNNNNNNNNNNNNNNNNNNNNNNNNNNNNNNNNNNNNNNNNNNNNNNNNNNNNNNNNNNNNNNNNNNNNNNNNNNNNNNNNNNNNNNNNNNNNNNNNNNNNNNNNNNNNNNNNNNNNNNNNNNNNNNNNNNNNNNNNNNNNNNNNNNNNNNNNNNNNNNNNNNNNNNNNNNNNNNNNNNNNNNNNNNNNNNNNNNNNNNNNNNNNNNNNNNNNNNNNNNNNNNNNNNNNNNNNNNNNNNNNNNNNNNNNNNNNNNNNNNNNNNNNNNNNNNNNNNNNNNNNNNNNNNNNNNNNNNNNNNNNNNNNNNNNNNNNNNNNNNNNNNNNNNNNNNNNNNNNNNNNNNNNNNNNNNNNNNNNNNNNNNNNNNNNNNNNNNNNNNNNNNNNNNNNNNNNNNNNTTagagaaaattatattttcattttacaaCTTTTATGTTTGTTGCCAGTAGcggatccaaaaaaaattatttgtatggGGCACAAATAACTTAttactaattaatattaatttttttttgtcaacactctgatattaaattaaaataattaaattttatttttatttgatttctaattgtatatataattgcatattagatatatttaaaataataattatattttacacaaatttaaactttaaatatattagataaagtaaaaaaaaactataatattgtaTGCTAAGtttgcaaatatttttaaatttaaatgtaaatatagttaatagtaaaaaagaaagattctgattttgttaaaaattaattacaagtACCAAAGAAATAAATAAGACTGAAAAGATTATGGaactaatcatataaaaatatggtAGACATTTAATGAGGGAATGTGGCcatggaaaaaggaaaataagaatacaacaaaaaaaaactataggaaaacaaataatatcaatatacattaaaaaaaaattataatttagcatggggcacgtgccccacctaaGAACCACGTAGATCCGCCCCTGTTTGTTGCCGCATATAATAACTTTAATGTGTTTCTTTCTACTTCTAggaaaaatgattttttaactTTCTATGTCTCTTTGTTGTAATATTCAATgtgataatatttgtttttgttgatgttaGTTGTGGTAATGTaatatccaaatatatatatatatatatatatataagtgtatattttaaaaatttctatgtCTCTTTGTTGCTTGTAACATTAATCGTGGaaatatttgcttttgttgatgTTAATTGTGGTAATCTAATAtccaaatattaattatacagTGTTAGAATTTAGTAGGATATGTACTGATATTATATGTACAAtatgtatgttatatatttttattttcttttctgtttttatttttgggtcatCCATTAATAGCTTTCCATTCTTATTTTGAATTAGAATTAAAATGATCATTAAAAAATTGGTACGATATACTATTATTGATATCCTCAGTCGAACGGATCTCAAATAGTTGGAGTCATACGGACGATTTTATTACGAGATTACCCCTTCAACgaaacacttttatttatagaatttgcttatttttatttattgttgataAAAGGTTTGCAATATTATactatcttatatttataggatttcagTGATCTTTTCTATAATGGGATTTGAATGGTTGCTATTGAATCAACATGTTGTTGTTGCTAGTGCATAACAAACATGTGTTTGATGTTTAATTATTATGCAATTGGATATAAAATGTTGAATGAataatagaaattgaaaaaggCTTAAATGCTTTTTAGTATATTTGCTTTAGTGAGTTCTTTCATTATAtttctggtggtcaaaaagATCGTTGGTTGCAAaatttcatattccaaaataatgCCATAGTAGGGTTTAAGTTTTGAGAACTCATATCTGAAACTGATGTATCATAAATTGTTGTGCTATACAGGTGAATAACAGTTTATTAATAGCTAGCATACGTGATTCCTTGCGTTTGCATCGTGTGTACTAAATGTGATTAAAACCATACAAGTTGCCACATGTGTGTGAGTCTGTGATATAGGTTTCAGGTCATGTGCATGCATAAACTTGCATTTTATAATTACTATATAATTAATCGACCAGGAACATTATAAGAAGTTGAGATAGAGAGTGGTCTTTTTGATTTGCATATGTCTCCTCGTActaattattcattttaaatcGCTTGcactttattatatatttctgcGGCAACATATTACCAACCTGAATGGAAATAACAACATTTTAATTGATGATTagagtaaaaaaatttatgctGTAGATGATAGTCGAAACTTGAAACAAATGTCAAGAAACGATTTGGCTTTCATATTGATATAAAACACACTAATTTAAAAAATCCAtctaatatatgtttatatattcataCCTAAGATTCGTTAcgattggaaagaaaaaaaaagtttggtaatatatataaagcatGAGGTTATTTGTATTGGAGGCAGCGAATCTAATTTGACTAAACTATAGAGAGATCCTAAGTTTTCCCGGTCCACAAATATGCACTAGTACTTGATTATTAGAACCTTTATACAATTTTAGTCTATAGTTTCGATTTTTGAAAACCGAAATCATATCAAGCAAGAGTGAATCCAAACGCATTCTTCAGAGTTGTAAATTAATTGACAAGTAGCAGTTTAAAAATACACGGAATCTAATCTTTAAACCCTGACCGAATAAATGGATCGGATCCGTTGCACCGATGGGTTACAAAGATAAACCTATTATAATTGATCCCAACTttaatctcttgtttttttttgatgttttctttacTAGCCAAGCTCCATGAGCGCAGTGTTTCTCAGATTCCTTACGAGTTATGAGTAACCTTACACCTTACGTGAACGGAAGGGTCATTTTTCTCcagaattaaattatatttctgCTTGCTAATTCTAGTCTGAAATATGTATGTCCAACCTCCAACCGTCTAACGTGCGAGTGTGAGAGGAAAAAAACTACACTCAATCAGATTAGTAACATAAATAGtggttaaaaaaaactttaaaggaAGAAAGCCATAAATGATAGCATAATAACTATTATCTCCGGTTTTatttacttgtcattctagagaATTTCACGCAAATTAAGAAACTAGGTAAATTAACAAGTTTAACCTcacaaataatttattattttattcattatgtTAGTTTAATAGGGTTATATTTGGAACTTTATTGTAAAAGTTAcattagtaaataaaaatgacaaataatctaaaacaaaaaaaatctttctagaatgacaagtaataaAAACAAGAGGGAGTACTAATATAAAAGTAAGAAATGCCAATCTAAAATAAACCATGgtactgttttttttggtagattctAGCTACAAgtgaaaaaatcttatatagtttttgtaCTAATAGAAAACGAATAGTGGAAGATATTTCTCAAGCCCCAAAACATATGTAGTGTCCAATCAAACTagttcagattttttaaaaatatgttaagaACTTAAAAGTCAGtatatttaagtaaaaaaagataaaaattagtGCAATAGTAGTATTCAAGATAATAGATACGCCGTTGGAataaaatcttcttttcttgaatGTGTTGTTAACTTAAGCCAACCATTTGATTCTCTTTACTGCAgctatattaattttaaacaaccaatgcAATAACCATAActttctttttgatattttactcttaatagtttttttttgtcacaaatatagtttatcattttttaagTCTCTATATTCGGTATAAGGTCAGGATGTCATTTTCTAATAAGATcacttgaagaaaaaaaaccgaTGACGATCTTGTAGTTGAGACATGCATATCTGTAAAACGAATATTCCTTTATTCTTATTCATCGAAGTGGCGATAATGACTAAACGAGTGATTAACTATAATTGCCCAAAAAATGAAATGGGcaaaaagtaattaataattacagcaaaagtagtagaaaaatattgtttgtgGTGAAATGAATTCCATTGCACCACTAATTAAGCAATTAACAATACAATAATCATATTCCCATCCGTGTGTTCCCATCCACTTTAAATAATCATATTCCCAACCAACAATTTGAAGCAAACGGTCCTCTACTTTTTATTGTTCGTTTTCTCTTTATCTATATTCTAATCATGTTTATTATCTGTAAAAACTACCTTTGTGCGTTGAAGTATATTTACAACTTGAGAGTAAAATGTACATTGACATCACTCATCTTGAGTtaactatatacatatttattttattttggccATAAAGTCAACTATATACATATGGTTTTtaacaacaagtcaacaagtATATACAGTAGtatattttaagtatatttcgttaaataaaacattatgaaaaTTAACTGGACCAGCTTCAATAGGGAGAACAGAGAGATGTCCTTTTGTAATCGAGCAGCGTCTGAAATTAATACGGTCTACGCGTGTTTAGTTGTGGTTCGCCCAATACAGCATGGCCATAGCCTTCCCTCTGACGTGTCGGACCAACTTATACATATCgtctttttcataaattttcacatataaatttttatttgaatttgttttcacGAATTATTATGTTGTTGATATGTcactaaaacatataaataattgtCAAttgtttgataataattttatatacctTCCGAGTTCCCAGGAATAATTGAAGAGAGTTATCTCCAGTCAAATGACAAAGCAATAGGCGGTGCCGAAGAACTTGATCATGAGAAATAAACCGCATAAACATGATTTTAATGGGAAGTATAAAAAATAAGCGGATCATGTAATCATATATGATCACTATAAAAAACGATTTGGACATTCTGAACAAGTTGTGTAGTAtaatggtaatatatatatatatatagagagagagagagagattttcaCTATTTACTTGTAgtgttaaaatgttttattaagTAATATGATGAAATTGACTCGTATAAATGTTTTTTCGAagtaacataataaaataaaagccaCACATGATTTGGTGGGATTAAACATGATTTTCTTCATTAATTTTTACCCAGTTTTTATGTTCTTTAGTATCATACTCgtattattaaaagtttttggttttatataatgtaaaattaaatcaaCGTAGAATATTTTTGATGTACGTGTTTAATGACGATCTACTTTTAAAGAATACATACAATAATTTTGATTCGCACTAATACAAAACTATTATAGTATCATaatatgcaaaacaaaattcaatagcTTCATTACGGCGTGAAGAGAAGCAAGAAGCAAGAAAGAGAAGTTGAATTAACAcgtgaacaaaaaaaacgacTCGCTCGCCCGCATACCAAAAAAGTTCTTCTCTGATTAACCCATAAAACGTTCGATGATGAGTTGGCAAAAATCTCTGCCGGGACATTCACGAGCCAACACGTTTGCCTGCCACGTTCCAGACACAAGCTAGAAAGTAACGGTACTCGTCAAATCTAACAAAACTCGTCGTAACGGAAAttaaaacaacaacatcatctttTTGGCTTCACGCGCCTTATTATGGTAAAGAAGCTACTTCTGCCTTATTTTTGACTAGCCTCTttgtagtgaaaaaaaaaaaaactctactgATAAGACATGAGAGAGATGACGAGTGAGCTAGTAATTCACTAGTATTAAGTAACTTGACATTttactaaccaaaaaaaaaaataataataataatactcagaAACAGTTTTATCATTAACGGTCCAGATTCGTTTCTCACAATAATTGTTGACCATATACGTTTTCtttaaaaaactcaagaaacaaaaaaaaacggcaAACAGTTTGTGAGTGAAAATATAAAACGACACGGAGTTTGAAATAAAGATGATAAGGAAGGAAGACAAAAAggcaaagaggaagaagagaagggagCGGTTTCGTAACTGAAACTGAAGAAAAGCTAAAGAGCAAaacccggaaaaaaaaaataaagagaagaagagaatttaatatttctttatcaCAATTTTGTGCTTTTGGTAATGAATTTATTATGTGTTCAGTAATGAATTGAATACAGACATAACCGTCGTGTCTAGTCTCGTTAAAGATATGAgagttcttttgttgtttttatttttatttttttaattaagcttTCTTCTTACCCTTCTCTGATGactctcttgtcttcttcttgtttgtttcttctttcatgggttaataaataataacgcTCTCTGaatctttcgttttttttttttttttgtcttctttgaaGCTCGATTTTTAGCTTCTTCCCGTTGCTTGTTGTGTAAAAAgcttggatttttgttttgttttgttttgtcatgtGAGTTTCTTCGATGGCGAATGTAGTAGTGGATGCTGATTTAAGAAGATCAGGTGAGTTCAATTTTGACTTCAATTCTCCCAAGTTTgagtttgttcttcttctagCATTGTCTTGTCTTTGtggaaaaataaaagtcaacatttttttagttctttCACATCCGTGGGTTTGTTGTTAGCGAGCTAAACAACTTAGACCCacttctaatttttattataaagcTTCGAATTTTGCTTTTGAAATTGAaaggttggattttttttgttttctcttgggGAATTTTTTAGGGTGTAATGAAGATGATCAATTGTACACGGAGCTATGGAAAGCTTGTGCAGGGCCACTTGTGGAAGTTCCTCGTTATGGTGAAAGAGTTTTCTACTTTCCTCAAGGTCACATGGAACAAGTATGTTTAGTAGCCCTAAAATGATCCAACTCTCACAAAAAAATTgttccttttttgtttctcaattttaagaattgaatgtttttttttattatg
The Camelina sativa cultivar DH55 chromosome 6, Cs, whole genome shotgun sequence genome window above contains:
- the LOC104793628 gene encoding exportin-2-like, encoding MEWNQTTLQFLSQCFLHTLSPLPEPRRSAEKSLAEAADAPNYGLAVLRLVAEPSIDEQTRHAAAVNFKNHLRSRWLPSADSGISPIVDSEKEQIKTLIVSLMLSSSPRIQSQLSEALAVIGKHDFPKSWPALLPELIANLRNAVNAGDYASINGILGTASSIFKKFRYQYRTDDLFTDLKYCLDSFAAPLTEIFQKTSSLIDSSASSGGSAAILKPLFESQRLCCRIFYSLNFQDLPEFFEDHMKEWMGEFKKYLASNYPALESTKAGLTLVDDLRAAVCENINLYIEKNEEEFKDFLNDFALVVWTLLRDVSKSPSRDQLATTAIKFLTTVSTSVHHALFAGDNVIKEICQSIVVPNVCLRAEDEEVFDMNYIEFIRRDMEGSDVDTRRRIACELLKGLATNYKTQVTEVVSVEIQKLLSSFSANPATNWKDKDCAIYLVVSLSTKKAGGASVSTDLIDVQSFFTNIILPELQSRDVNSFPMLKAGSLKFLTLFRSHMPKPFAMQLFPELVRFLKAESNVVHSYAASCIEKLLLVKEEGGQGNRYAAGDISPFLLQLMTNLFDALKFPESEENQYLMKCIMRVLGVADISAEVAGPCIGGLTSILNDVCKNPKNPIFNHYLFESVAVLVRRACERDISLISAFETSLFPSLQMILVNDITEFLPYAFQLLAQLVELNRPPLAPSYMHIFLLLLSPESWKRSGNVPALVRLLQAFLQKASHEVTQENRLSQVLGIFEKLVASPSTDEQGFYILNTIIENLDYSVVAPYMKGVWGALFTRLQNKKTVKFQKSLVIFMSLFLVKHGQAYLVETMNTVQPNILTAILEHFWIPNLKLIMGTIEVKLAAVAATRLICETPALLDPSAAKLWGKMLDSIVTLVSRPEQERVLDEPEMPEISENIGYTAAFVNLHNAGKKEEDPLKDIKDPKQFVVASVSRLSSASPGRYPQIIGENLEQANQAALIQLCNAYNCGIA